CTCGCATGGAGTAATATTAtacaattttctattttaagtatgaaaatttccttTCCATTCCTCATAATATCCCTTCCAACCAAACATAGCGTTAGGATCTGAGGTAGAATTAAatgaaaaagggttttaaaatcgGCTCAAATCGGTGTCGGCCACCACTGAATCCGATTTATGATCTTGTCTTATGGAAACACGAACGGTCTATGTTGCAAGACAACAACATTCTTGATATGGTTGAGAAGTACCATATCAAATCGGATAACGAAAATAATTAAACGGTTCCGGAGAGTTGATAGGGATTGGAATTAGGCAGCAGTAGGGGTGAAAACAGCTCCGACCACTCTGAAGGTGGAAGAAGCAGAGAAGCTCTTCCAGGTTCTATCTCCGAAGAAACCCTAAAATGGATGTCAATCTACGAGCCCTAGAACAACTGGAGaccaaggttgaagaagaccaGGAAGAAattgcatcctcatcctccaaaGTCGCCTCTGTAGTTGCTTCTCCGTTGCCCACTgcttcaatctctctctccctctcaaccATCCTCCCCACTCATCTCCTTCCCCATCTCAAACCCTCCTCCCTGCTCGCTTCTCCTcccaacaaaatcaaaatccccTCTCAGATATACTCTCTGTCTCATCTTTCCCTCTCGGCCTCCTCCCTTTCTCCTCCCAAGCAATCCTTTAGCTCCACATTCTCGGCCTCTCCACTCCAAGCCCCTCTCTGCCACGGGCCGCGCTGGTCCTCCGAACCGTCCAACCTCGCCGGAGTCCGTCGTTCGTCCATCGTGTGGTTCCGAAATGACCTCCGTGTGCACGACAATGAGTGCCTCAACACTGCCCAGAACGAGTCCATTTCGGTCCTCCCTGTCTACTGCTTTGACCCACGCGACTACGGTAAGTCCTCCTCGGGATTTGATAAGACGGGGCCTTACCGTGCTGCTTTCTTGATTGAGTCCGTCTCTGATCTGCGGCGGACTCTCCAGTCCAGAGGTTCCGACCTCGTGATCAGGATTGGGAAGCCGGAGATCGTTTTAGTTGAGTTGGCGAAGGCTATCGGGGCCGATGCCGTCTATGCACATAGGGAGGTCTCACACAATGAGGTTATTGCCGAGGAGAAGATTGAGGCGGCGATGAaggaggaaggtgtggaggtgAAATTCTTCTGGGGGAGCACCTTGTATCACCTCGACGATTTGCCGTTCAAGCTGGAGGATATGCCATCTAATTATGGTGGGTTTAGGGAGAAGGTGCAAGCTCTAGAAGTGAGGAATACAATTGCGGCTTTGGATCAGTTGAAGGGCTTGCCTGCCAGAGGAGATGTAGAGCCCGGTGAGATTCCGACATTACTGGATCTGGGGCTCAGCCCAACTGCAACAATGACTCAGGTTCGGCTGCTCAGTTTACTTAATGTTTCTCAATTTCCTTCATTTTTAACGAAGCcacttttcatctttttttttttttttttttttttgggaaagcTGGCTAGTGTTCAGTTTGATTGAGGTCAGCTACAATTACGATTAGAGCAAATTGGAATTGGTTTAGTTCATGTTTTGAGTTCTAAATTTCTTACTAGTAAATTTTTGTTTCGTAACAAAGCCATTGCACAATTTTCTTATTGCAAAAACTTTTAGTTGGTGTGAAACTTTCATAATACCTCCAAGAAGGTATAACTCTTGTTGTATTCTGTGATATTTGAATTTGCAAGAACACGGTTGATTCATAACAAGTCCATGAGCCATTCTTATGGATTCTAAAATCAATGTATTTCTGTTTGCAGTAGAGCATACTTACTACTACTTGATCAAAATTTATACAAGTGCTTCATATTATCGTCAATCCATGGACCACAGAGTGAGCAGGCATGTGAGCGCGTGTGTTCTTACCATGATAACATTAAAGCAACATAAATATGCACTCAAAGTAGAACAGACCAATAGAGTTAGAATAGCTAACTAGTTTTTGGTGTGAAAAATCTTCTCGGTAGTTCCATTCATGAAATGTATGGATTCATAAGAATCTACCGTATTTGAATTTACCAACTCATAGTGTTGTAAGAACTACCTGTAGATCCTAAAGAGttgttaaaaaaatttcatgatcaAATCATTATTTCATTTAAGCTATCATTTAATTTCTACTATCCATATGATGTATTTTCATATCAAGTTTGAACTGCCAAATCTTCTGTTTCCATGTAGGAGATATCCTGACCTAAGATTACCTTTACTGCATGACCACAACCATTTGAAACAGAACTTCAGTAGTATTATCAGTTGCATTCACCCATATTCTTTGGTCTTTGCCTAACCTTCTTTTCATCTCTTGACGATAGATAgctggtttttatttttttatttttaaaatggaTAACTGAATGACCTTACAAGATCATAATACTTATTACCCATCATTATGGACATGCTTATTACACTTACCTATTGTGCTTTACTAATCAAATCCAAGGTGCAGTGGGAattatggtttgaagacttgaaCAATTCTGCATGCTGTATTAGCAAATACTTCACATTAGTTATATCATTTTAGGTGGTTGAGAAGattagatgtaaaattttaagggATGGTGGTAGATATGGTCAATTTCTTGACCCTTTAGTGTGTTCTATTGATTCTGAATTGGTAAAAGAAGTTTCACATTTTGGTTTTAGATATTACCACATTAAGTGCTGAATAAGATTTgtcatctaccaaaaaaaaaatgatttgtcATGAATGATGTGGTTGGTTCCTGTTGAGTAGGATGGAAAGCCAGCTGCGAATGCTCATCTTGTGGGAGGAGAAACTGAAGCATTGCAGAGACTTAGAAAATTTGCAGTGGAATGTCAGGTACAGCCAAACAAGGAAGATGGTAGCATATATGGTGCAAACTTCTCCTGTAAAATCTCTCCATGGTTGGCCATGGGATGCCTGTCTCCTCGTTTCATGTTTGATGAGCTAAAGAAATCTGCCACCAGGTGCTGT
This Macadamia integrifolia cultivar HAES 741 chromosome 10, SCU_Mint_v3, whole genome shotgun sequence DNA region includes the following protein-coding sequences:
- the LOC122091915 gene encoding blue-light photoreceptor PHR2-like, with protein sequence MDVNLRALEQLETKVEEDQEEIASSSSKVASVVASPLPTASISLSLSTILPTHLLPHLKPSSLLASPPNKIKIPSQIYSLSHLSLSASSLSPPKQSFSSTFSASPLQAPLCHGPRWSSEPSNLAGVRRSSIVWFRNDLRVHDNECLNTAQNESISVLPVYCFDPRDYGKSSSGFDKTGPYRAAFLIESVSDLRRTLQSRGSDLVIRIGKPEIVLVELAKAIGADAVYAHREVSHNEVIAEEKIEAAMKEEGVEVKFFWGSTLYHLDDLPFKLEDMPSNYGGFREKVQALEVRNTIAALDQLKGLPARGDVEPGEIPTLLDLGLSPTATMTQDGKPAANAHLVGGETEALQRLRKFAVECQVQPNKEDGSIYGANFSCKISPWLAMGCLSPRFMFDELKKSATRTITAASTRKDGGSGSSDTGMNWLMFELLWRDFFRFITKKYSSTKKQLASAAATGCTGALA